One Pirellulales bacterium genomic window, AACCGCGACCTGCACAAGATGGGTCTCGATAAGCAAGCGCCCAATCGTATCCAGCGCCTGGACGACCCAGTCGCGCCCAGCAGCTCGCCGATGAAGCGCAAGGTGATGATGGTATGCTTTTGCGGCTTCTCCATGTTCATGTTGGTCGGACTGGCTGTTTCGTTCTACGAGTGCCAGGCCCGCCGCATCGTTTCCTCGACGCAATTGATCGATGGATTGGGAATGCGCGTCGTCGGCGCGCTCCCCTCGGTTTCGCGCCCTGGCCGTAAGGCGCTGGCGGCCGCCAATGGCGACATGAACCGCCTGCTAGTCGAATCGATCGACACAGTGCGGACAAATCTGATCCATAGCACCGCCTCGGAGCCGGTGCATGTCGTGATGATCACTAGCGCCCTGGACCGCGAAGGCAAAACGACCGTCGCCAGCCAGTTGGCGGCTAGCCTGGCCCGCTGCGGACGCCGCACGTTGCTGGTCGACGGAGATCTGCGCCGCCCGACCGCACATCGTCTTTTCGAGTTGCCGCTTGAGCCAGGCGTGTGCGAAGTCTTGCGTGGCGAAGCCGAAACCGACGACGTCATTCGGCCAACCCGTGTCGCAGGCCTGTGGATGATTTCGGCCGGCCAGTACGATCTGGAAAGCATCCAGGCCCTCTCGAAAGAGCGTCTTGGTGACATGGTCGACCTGCTGCGATCCCGCTTTGACTTTGTCGTTGTCGACTCAGCGCCCGTATTGAGTATTGCCGACTCCTCCATGTTGGGTCAGCATGTGGACGCGGCGATTCTTTGCGTTATGCGTGAAGTGAGCCAAGCCGCCAAGGTTTATGAAGCCAGCGAGCAGCTCCGCGCGGTGGGTGTACACGTCCTAGGAACCGTGATCAACGGCGAACGCACCGAGGCCACGTACCGGGCGTATTCTGCAAAGACCTAAAATTGTTCAGCGGACTATCGGCTTCACGGCAATCTTCCGCGACAGTCAATAACTGGAAGCTTGAGACCCATGAATATGAAAGCGTTCGTTGCCCCTGGAATCGCCGCACTCTTGATTATTTCAGCGGGGTTCGTGAATGCCTATTGGCGGGGCGTATTCGGTGGCGTCGACGATCCGACGATTTTACGAGAGTTCGCCTTACGCTTGCAGGATGTGCCGCTAGAGATCGGGGACTGGGAAGGCACCGACCAGGAAGAGATGGACGAGCGCGAACGGCAAGTCGCCGAAGCCGACGCATCCTTGCAACGGTCGTACCGAAACCGACTGACCGGACAGGCCGTGAGCGTATCGCTTGTCAGCGGAAAATTTCGCGGCATTGCTCAACACGTGCCGACGCAGTGCTATGTGGCGGCCGGCTATTTGATGATGAACACGGAGATTCAGTACACCGTTGAGACACCCGCGGGTCCGGTCCAGTGCTATACGACGGCCTTCAAGAAAGAAGAAGGGACCGGAACACAGTATCTGCGCGTGTTTTGGACTTGGAGTTATGACGGCCGGTGGATCGCGCCGGAATTGCCGCGCGTCGCCTTGGTGGGTCAACCGGCACTCTACAAGTTGTACTTCATCACCGAAGTCTTGCAGCCCGGACAGGCGATCGAACAGAATCCCGCAGTGGACTTCATGCGTAGCTTCATCCCGGCAACGAACGCGGTGCTCTTCCCCAATGCCCCGGAACCTACCTCCGAGTCGCCCCCGGTCAATGATCAATCGCCGTCCCCTGCGGCAAGCTAAAGTCGACGTGCTGCCCTGCCAAAACTCCTTTCACATCCCTTGCACGCGCTGGCGGCCAAAACGTTGGCTGGCCAACTGCCTGTTGGACTGCCATCAGCGTGAAGCGTCTAGGGGCCCGTCTTGCTGCATCTAACGCGTCTGTTTGTATTTTCTCCGGTCACAATCCGGTTTTGCCCTTGGCGTAACGTGCGTTCATCCTGCGGGTGGGTTAAATTGAAGTGCGGCTGCTCGTCAGCAGCCCGGCACGCCGTAGGAGCGTGGCTATCGTGTCTGGGTCATGGTGTGCTGGATCCAAGCGTGCGACACAGTTGTACGGTCTCTTTGCGGGCATATCGCAAGTGATCGTTCGCTCGGTTGGAAAGGCGATACGTCGGCAGGTTCAGGGCTGGCTTCAATACCACCCACGGGAACGGAGTGCGCGCCGAGGCTCGTCAGGATCCTCGATAGGGCAGGAAGCGGCCAAGTTGTTTTGCATCTCGCGTTGGACCGAATCACTATTCTAGAACTCGTCAAAAGAATACGCGCATGAAAGCCCCGCCTGCAAATACGGCAAAGGACTGGTTGTTCGTCGATGCCGGCAAGAAAGTCCCCCTTGCGCGCGCTTGGTTCGACGACGCCGAGCCGACCGCCGCGGCCGAGGTCGTGCGATCTGGATGGCTCTGCCAAGGGCCCAAGGTAGCGCAATTCGAGGAGCAGTTCGCGTTCACAATGGGCGCCAAGCACGCCATCGCCGTCTCCAACGGGTCGATCGCCCTACTCGTTGCGCTGCAAGCCCTCGGCGTTGAACCGGGTGATGAAGTCATCGCCCCGAGCATGACATTCATCTCTTCCGCCACAGCGGGAATGGTGCTCGGCGCGCGACCGGTGTTGTGCGACATCAATTTGACGAATTATTGTATCGATGTCGAACGTCTGGAATCATTGATCACGAAACGGACGAAGGTCATTGTTCCCGTGCATTACGCGGGCCAGACGGCCGATATGGATCGCATCCAAGAACTGGCCGATCGTCATGGGCTGAGCATTCTCGAAGACGCGGCCGAGGCCCACCTGGCCCGGTATCGCGGCGGTAAATTCGCCGGTACTCTGGGCAACATCGGGATTTTCAGCTTTACGCCGACCAAGCCAATGACCACGGGCGAAGGAGGCATGATCGTCACTGACGACGATCACCTCGCCGCGCAATGTCGCTTGATTCGCAATTTTGGCGATTCCGGCAAATTCCAGTGGGACATACTGGGATTCAATTACC contains:
- a CDS encoding polysaccharide biosynthesis tyrosine autokinase translates to EEEMHKDERLRKLEDQLSNINQSIAAARNQVKGNDNPTVKRAEKDRSVLEDQISTRRDELLKKFTDSNEAIKVKESKGKMESAQRHRDSVIKHLEELKEEQKTVQDQLSIITRDSAELETKKQKVHTLQVVVEEINRDLHKMGLDKQAPNRIQRLDDPVAPSSSPMKRKVMMVCFCGFSMFMLVGLAVSFYECQARRIVSSTQLIDGLGMRVVGALPSVSRPGRKALAAANGDMNRLLVESIDTVRTNLIHSTASEPVHVVMITSALDREGKTTVASQLAASLARCGRRTLLVDGDLRRPTAHRLFELPLEPGVCEVLRGEAETDDVIRPTRVAGLWMISAGQYDLESIQALSKERLGDMVDLLRSRFDFVVVDSAPVLSIADSSMLGQHVDAAILCVMREVSQAAKVYEASEQLRAVGVHVLGTVINGERTEATYRAYSAKT
- a CDS encoding DegT/DnrJ/EryC1/StrS family aminotransferase produces the protein MKAPPANTAKDWLFVDAGKKVPLARAWFDDAEPTAAAEVVRSGWLCQGPKVAQFEEQFAFTMGAKHAIAVSNGSIALLVALQALGVEPGDEVIAPSMTFISSATAGMVLGARPVLCDINLTNYCIDVERLESLITKRTKVIVPVHYAGQTADMDRIQELADRHGLSILEDAAEAHLARYRGGKFAGTLGNIGIFSFTPTKPMTTGEGGMIVTDDDHLAAQCRLIRNFGDSGKFQWDILGFNYRLNEVAAAIGICQLKKLDQIIAMRREKAKRYDDAFADEAAIIIPWARSVEDINYQLYTIRFQLDLLDASRDQLMDELAELGVATRLYYPSLHRQKVFAPFGPHADRDFSNSIAFEQSALSLPIFTGLTFDEQDYVSASLLNVVRRHRKGAGR
- a CDS encoding exosortase-associated EpsI family protein — encoded protein: MNMKAFVAPGIAALLIISAGFVNAYWRGVFGGVDDPTILREFALRLQDVPLEIGDWEGTDQEEMDERERQVAEADASLQRSYRNRLTGQAVSVSLVSGKFRGIAQHVPTQCYVAAGYLMMNTEIQYTVETPAGPVQCYTTAFKKEEGTGTQYLRVFWTWSYDGRWIAPELPRVALVGQPALYKLYFITEVLQPGQAIEQNPAVDFMRSFIPATNAVLFPNAPEPTSESPPVNDQSPSPAAS